The genomic interval aaaaaaaataaataaatatttgcttaaatcaacatttttttaatagcagGCATGTTTTGGTGACAAAGTTTAGTCCTAGAATGAAGTTTATGTAACAAATAGTTTAAAGGATAACAAgataaatttctttttttttttaattaaatataatgaCTTCATTAAAAACTAGTTTCAGCTCTGATGATGTGGCCATTGTCACTCGCGCTGCATTAATGACAGTCCCTGTGCACACCCTGGCTGCGTGCCCAGGCTGTTAGGTAATAAACAATAGAGCAGACGACCTGTGAAAGACTCTGGAATGCCAGCAGCCTTTTCCACATGGTCGGGTTCGAGGCTTTCAGCAGGGTTCTTGTTTGTTCTAATTTTGGATGCAgtttcacagttaaaaaaaaaaaaaaaatgcaaaattacttTCAGATTTGTCATACAAAGTCAAAATATGTCGAGCCTTCTGTGCTCCAACTAGCTTGTTTGCAGCTGTCTGCAGACGCTCAGCGCAGAAAGAATGTCTGAGCCTCACACATGTTTGCACTGGCAGAATgtagccctgtgtgtgtgtgtgtgtgtgtgtgtgtgtgtgtgtgtgtgtgtctgcacactCATGCAGGACAGTtaccacgtgtgtgtgtgtggtttttgaTTGGAGATGAGTTGTTTCTAAACGTTTcttatttgtcagtttttatttagtgacttgtcatcttttatttgGACAAATATGATTCACTATTTCAAATGGCTTCTACAATATAAGAAAATAGTCAAAACTgagcacaatttaaaaaaaacaaaattgtattattgtgtgCTTTTAGACTGGTCGTCTAGTCTAACTGTAAACTTTAAACATCAGGACAATTAGTCAGGAATTTTCCtaggttttgaaaaatgacagagcaaattttcttttttcctgtacagacttttttttcttttttttttttttaacaagtcagTGATTTGCTTTAGAcaactgtatttaaaaactaACCAGAGAAACTGGTTTAACTCTGTTGATCTTCTTTAACAATATTCTGTTGTTGCTCCTGCCAGAAATCCCGGACCCCAGCAGCTGGACCCTGAACCCCTCAGCCTCATACGTGTACTACTGCTGCAACGAGACGGTCCACGGCGTGGAGTACAACTTCACACCTGAGACTAACGGGGTTGTTCTCGTCAGCGATATGTCCTCCAACTTCCTGTCTCGACCTGTGGACGTGTCGAAGGTGAACACAAGAAtaatactgaataaaatattcagttctttTGCTTCTGAGCCAAAGTTTTGCCTCAAATTTCCATGTTGACTGGATCGATAGTcaggaaaacatttattattccTAAACTATAAGAGAAATTCTGTTGGCAGCACTCATATTCGACTTAGGTAAAAACATTTCCTCGTGTTGATCTTCCAAAGGCGAATTTAAGTTTCTGCCTCACAGGTTAATAAAGAAAGATGTGTCCTCTTTGCATTTTGTAGTTTGGGCTGATTTTCGCCGGCGCTCAGAAGAACGTCGGCTGTGCTGGGGTAACTGTGGTCATCGTGCGAGAGGACTTGATAGGCCACGCCCTCAAAGAGTGTCCCATTGTCCTGGACTACAAGGTGCAGACTGAAAACAACTCCCTCTACAACACACCGCCGTGTTTCAGGTACACACTCGCctctgtttttatcactttaagCATGTTTCTTACAGATTATCAGCGTATACCTGCCTGCTGGTTAAATGCATCTGTATAAtctacatgtttgtttttttttgtttttttttttattaacatgttaattttttaaaacttttttctgtgtctcctGAAATACCTGGTTGCATTTTTCactagacatttttttaaaatatagtttagcattttgggaaatgtgcttGTTAGCTTTCTTGCTGGGAGTTGGATGAAAAGGTCGATGTCACTCTCTTGTTTGTTAAATGTGAAGCTACAGCCATCAGTTGGATAACTTAGCTTACGTAAAGACTGGAAACGGGGAAAAAGCTTGCCTGGCTCCGTttaaaggtaaagaaaaaaaaaaaaattaccagcacctctaaagctcattaACCAGCACATCATATGTCTTTTGTGTGGTTTTCTGGGGGTTCATGCACTGGACTGGGACCCGCTTACTTCCTGGAGTACTTCCTTAGCTGTTTCCAGGCTTTAATGTGTGCTAAGCTAAAATAACCATCTGCTGGCTGTAGCCTTAAATGTCACATATAAACATCGATTTTCTCATCTAAGTCTTGGTAAGAAAGCAAGTAAGTGTATTTACCAAAATATTATATTCTCCTaatgaatgaatctttattattattttattttattttattttattctcttttattctatgttaagtgccttcctttgtatatatatttgcattattttgcctttttaacaaatattttcagttgCTGCTTTTatatgctgctgtaacaaaacaatttccctcacggGGTTAATTAAGTATTTCTGTTCTATTTTATCTAAAAATCAGAATTATCATCCtagttatatataaaaaaaatcatattttttaatttaacatttgtttaaatcttATTTGCTTTAGTATCTACATCATGGGTCTGGTTCTGGAGTGGATTAAGAACAACGGAGGCAGTGCTGCTATGGAGGTGCTCAACAAGCAGAAGTCCTCCATGATTTATGACATCATCAACACCTCTAATGGTTTCTATGagtaagtaaaacaaaacttcCACAGCAGAGGTAGAAATGGTAGAATTCAACGAAAGTCCAAACTTTCTGGGAATGCTGAACCATCAGTGCCAGTCCAGGTCCACAATCTGTTTTAAGGTTTCAAACTTTCAGTAAAAACTCCCGCACACTGTCAAACTTGCAAGAATAACAGGTGGTCAGGCAGGTTTGCCACAATCAGGTAATTATTTTTGCAGGTTAGGCAAGTTTTTAAGTTTCTCTGCAAGCTGTGCTCACTCTCTCAGGCACCTGTTTGGAAATAGATGTGCAAACTATTTATTTGTtctgaaattttacattttaagtcaCTTGTATTAGCATGAAATACTGTGTAGCATCCCCGGCTGAATCATGGTCTAACTCTTCAACTGACGGAGATGTGGTGGTGTACAATACAGCTGCTCcaagagcaacaaaaaacacatttccatcatTTGGTATCCCAACAGAATTAACATCTGCAGCCTCATTATCTTATAAAGAGACAATAAACCACAAACTTTAAGGTCTTTTATCCCAAACCTCAGACTGATGATGAATTGCTTTTAATACTCTTTATCTTTACCTAAATGTCTGTGATGGAGGGCTAAAGGGCAGCATTGCAGCCCTGCCGATTCACACACGCACCTTCAAATTTAATAAAGCTATGAAACGATGCTGTCActtgatctgaaaaaaaaagctgataaagAGTCGGCTCTTGACGTCAAACATAAAAtgcttttccattattttggcAAACAGACTTTTACTGTGCTGACCTCGaacaaattgacaaaaatgagagctttctttaatttctgtaaatatgttttcctTTCTTAGTCACCATATTTTGGGTGATTAAGATACTTAATCacccaaaaacaaacttgaTGTGTGACTTATTGAGGTGTGTGTTATAAATGCTTTCAGTCCAGCTGAAGATGCTGCTATACTTTACCTCCCAAGACaaatttcctgtttgttttttgttcaggtCCATCTggttcttgttttttaattcacacCACACTCAAACAAATGAATTTGCTCCAGCGTTGTCTCTCAAACACACCTGTGCCTTAGGTAAACCCACAAACGcacctgctgtgtttttaaatgggGCGTTTTCTATTTAAATACTTCTGCAACTATTGttaaaaatgcacttatttTCATTGGaagttttgctgtttgctggCCCTGTTTTTTATATGTTAAGAAGTGGCTGCCACAGATGGCAACCAAAGGCCAAGAACAAGCAGTGAGGAGGGTACGCACTtccaaaaaaaactttcacagGTCCCGGATCCAAAAATCAAACTAAGGCAATAACTGTACACTGTATTAAATGGACTCTATGTAAAAATGCTACACAATAAAAATTGCTGGGgagcttttaatacagtgtaGACATCATCTGTCTGATTCTAACCGAAGGCCAAGAATTGGTTTTCACCGTTATTGTTGAGCCTTAAAGACCAAAGCAAAAAATTAAAcccttaagaaaaaaaacatgtcatgcatacacatgaaaaacaacaacttaattGTGCTATTTTTAGCTAGTGAACCAAACTAAGGACCAGACAGTCTACAAtcaatgtaacatttattttaaaaaaaggtttaatctAATTAATTGCAACGTTGAATTTGGAGAAACTTAGGGGTGTGTCCACCTGTCCAGGTGTCCCGTAGACGTGACTTGTCGAAGCCGCATGAACGTACCGTTTCGTGTGGGGAAGAAAGAAGGCAACGAAGCTTTGGAAAAGGACTTTCTGGCCGGTGCATCCAAACGTGGAATGATATCGCTGAAAGGACACAGGTCAGTCAAACACATGCCTCCTGTTGTTGCATTAATAACTTCTTTATTGCTAACTTTCATGTGTTACTAGAGAGAATAccgattattttttcataagtAAGGAGGTTAGGTAAAGTTAGAAATGAGATGCATGATGGATTTGTGTTCTTTCTGTTTGTGGACGTCGGTCATCATGCTTTGTCTCCCCCTGCAGGTCAGTTGGAGGAATTCGGGCATCTCTGTATAACGCTGTGACGCTGGAGGACACTGCAGCCCTGGCCACCTATATGAAAGAGTTCCTGAAAGAGCACCAGTAAAACAAGCCAGTCTCAAAAGTCAGGTGACATCACACAGAAGCATttcaaaactacattttacagctgaaaataaaagtttgctTCTTCTAGATAAGATCCATGTTGGATCTGGAAGGTGCACCTTTAGACACATTTTGTAAAACCTGTTCAATGTTTCCTAATAAGCTTTAACCACTACTATTGCCAGTAATGTCTTAaatacatgtgtgtgtcttagaattactgttttaatgcatttgttgACTAACAGTGCTTTAATGTAAATACTGTAGGTAATTCTTGTTAGctgtttaaaatacatttacattccAGTAAATATTAACTTGGCAATATTTAAGTTTTGCAGCACAATCTATTGTCTTGAGTGCATTTTACTATAAACAGCATTCTGTATTTTATAACCATTTTGAGCCAATATCAGATTcctaaacatatttttatgtgcaCTTTGAAGTGTTACATTACAAAAAGCTGCACGGAGATCCCAACATTTGCTAGAACATCCTAaattttgcaaaagaaaaacagtcattgggtggttttttttacctttcgtGAAAAAGAGTTAATGCGCTAAATAGGATATGGAAACACCTTTGCTGAGTAAGTAGCAAACATTTAACATGACTGAAGCACTTTATCTACTGTCTGCTACTTTTTGGTTATTCCCAATTTGCCTTTGTGCCTGAACAGTATGAATTATGGTAAATTCTCGCTGACATGAAAGAACAACTGAAACTTGCCCACTTGAAACAAATTCTTTAAGACCTCGCTTCATTTTTCTCCCATCAGCTTGCAGCCTCTACTTCCTCTACTCTGTTTACTGTCAAAACACAGCCATGTCTAAATCGAATAGCCTATAATGCCAACTTTTTGACAAAAGTGCTTTGTGTAGCTCAGTTTATTCACTTTAAACCACGCTGATTATAGTTTGTATTCTTCCctttttattagtatttagcttttcatttttattctagTTACCAGAGTGGATTGGCTTTGTctcccttttgtttttgttaattaaacGTTTAGTTTTTCTTAGTTTTAGGAGCAAGATTTAGGAAGTTCAGAAAAGGTATTACAACAGAGCAACCATTTTTTGAAGGCAGTTGACTCAGAGTTATTTAGACATCCCAGTCTTGAGAAACGG from Plectropomus leopardus isolate mb chromosome 6, YSFRI_Pleo_2.0, whole genome shotgun sequence carries:
- the psat1 gene encoding phosphoserine aminotransferase; amino-acid sequence: MEQKQTINFGAGPAKLPQSVLLQAQKELLNFSGLGISVLEMSHRSGDFNKIINKTENLLRELLNIPDNYKVMFLQGGGSGQFSGVPLNLIGLKEDMCADYLVTGTWSAKAAKEAEKYGKVNIVHPKLDSYTKIPDPSSWTLNPSASYVYYCCNETVHGVEYNFTPETNGVVLVSDMSSNFLSRPVDVSKFGLIFAGAQKNVGCAGVTVVIVREDLIGHALKECPIVLDYKVQTENNSLYNTPPCFSIYIMGLVLEWIKNNGGSAAMEVLNKQKSSMIYDIINTSNGFYECPVDVTCRSRMNVPFRVGKKEGNEALEKDFLAGASKRGMISLKGHRSVGGIRASLYNAVTLEDTAALATYMKEFLKEHQ